The Nitrospirota bacterium region GCCAGGGGGAAACTTTTTATTGTGTCTGCGCCTTCAGGCGCCGGCAAGACAACCCTTTGCCATGCGCTCAGCAGGATTCTCAAGGGCATTAAACATTCGGTCTCATACACGACGCGCAGTCCGCGCAAGGGTGAGATAAATAATGTTCATTATACATTTGTAACAAAGAATAAATTTAAAGAGATGATTGAAAAAGGCGCTTTTGCAGAATGGGCCGTGGTTCACGGCAATCTTTACGGAACGTCAGTAAAAAGACTTCAAACCCTGATAAAAGCCGGATATGATATAATTCTTGACATAGATACTCACGGCGCTTATCAGATGAGACGCAAATTCAGGGATGCGGTATATGTCTTTATACTTCCTCCTTCGTTCAAGGCGCTGAAGGAAAGACTCAGGGGGCGTATGTCCGAGCCTGACGAGGAGATAAGGAAACGCCTGAAACGGGCAAAAGAAGAAATTGCAAGCCATAAAGACTATGATTATGTTATTATTAATGATAAGTTTTCCAAAGCCCTCAGGGCGCTGGAAAGCATCGTGACAGCGGAAAAACACAGAATTTGCGAATAGGAGGCAGTATGGATTTAATTTCATTACCGACAGAATATGACAAGGGAAAAATTGACGGCCGTTACAGGTTTGTAATAGCCGCTTCCATGAGGGCAAGGCAGTTGGCACAGGGCCTTCAGGCAAAAATTCAAACCAAGGCAAAAAAAGTGACAACAATTTCAATGGAGGAAATCCTTACCAATGCAGTGAGGATACTCACGGGCGAAGAAGCCCTGGAAGCCAAGGAAAAAGCCAAGGGGCTTACCATTGAGCAGATGATGGACGAGGCAAAGCAGAAAGAAGCGCTTCCCGAGGACCTCACAGAGCTTGAAAAAGACCTTAAGGTGTACCTCAATGAAAAAGGTGAACGGGATTCTTCTCAAAGGCCTACGATAGAGGATATTTTCGGTAAAGAAGGCTAAGTGGCTGCGCTTAGTAAAAAAAATATTCTATTTGGCATCACGGGAAGCATTGCCGCTTACAAATCTGTTGACATTGTCAGAGGGCTTATAAAGAAGAATGCCGCCGTTACGGTAGTTATGACTAAGGCGGCATGCCGCTTCATCCCTCCGCTTACATTGGAGGCTGTATCGGGCCGGCGTGTTCACACCGGTTTATTTGAAGATTTTTTCTCCCATGTAAATCTGCCTAAGGACTCACATCTTTTTATCATTGCCCCTGCGACTGCAAATACGATTAACAAACTTGCGTCCGGCATTGCGGACAACCTGCTTACGTCAGCGTGGCTTGCTTACAAAGGACCAACGGTAATAGCGCCTGCCATGAACTGGAGGATGTACGAGCATCCGGTAGTCAAAAAAAATATCAGAGAATTAGGCAGACTCGGCGTGACCTTTGCAGGTCCCGTGTGCGGGAGCCTTGCATGCGGCGAAGAGGGTGCAGGCAGAATGGCTGATACGGAAGACATTATTGAGGCCGCAAGGTCGGCATTAACGCCAAAAGACCTGAAAGGGCGCAGGATACTTGTCACTGCAGGACCGACGCGCGAGCCTCTGGATACCGTAAGATTCATCTCAAACAGGTCTTCGGGGAAAATGGGTTTTGCAGTTGCACGCGCGGCGCTCAGAAGGGGAGCGGATGTAACGCTTATTAGCGGTCCTTCATCACAGCGTCCTCCTCAGGGCACAGATTTTATACCAGTTGAAACGACAGATGAGATGAGAAATGCCGTTTTAAAGAAGTTTTTAAACGCAGCAGCAGTCATTATGACTTCGGCGGTGGCAGACTTTGCGCCTGCAGTTTTGGTTAAATCAAAAATCAAAAAAACAGACGCAATGACATTAAATCTGAAAAAGACGCCGGATATACTTAAAACACTCGGCAGGAAAAAAGGAAGGCGTATCCTGATAGGGTTTGCCGCAGAGGCCGGAAGGGATGTCAGGAGCGCAAAGGACAAGCTTGAAAATAAAAAGCTTGATTTAATAGTATTAAATGATGTAACGGCTCAGGGCGCAGGTTTTGATGCGGATACGAATATTGTAACGATAATCACTAAAAAGGGAGAGGTGACTGATTATCCAATGATGCAAAAAGATGAAATTGCGGATGTTATTTTAGACTGCCTGTTGCAGTTACAGCCATAAAGGAGGCGTTTATGAAAATTATGGTAATTCATGGCCCCAACCTTAATCTCCTTGGCACAAGGGAGACGGATATATACGGCAGTCTGAAGCTGAAAGAGATTAATAACTCACTTAAAGCTCTTGCTAAGGAGTTGGGGGTTAATATCTCAATTTTTCAATCAAATCATGAAGGGGGAATCGTTGATTTAATCCAAAACTCAGGTGATTACGGCGCAATAATTATAAACCCGGCTGCATACACGCACACAAGCATTGCCATCAGGGACGCCATAGCCGCCGTCAAGACTCCGACAGTAGAGGTTCATCTTTCAAATATCTACAGCAGGGAAAAATTCAGGCACAAATCAGTCCTTGCGCCGGTAGCCGCAGGGCAGATTTCAGGCTTTGGACCTGAAGGATATATGCTCGCACTCAGAGCTGCAGTTCACATTGCAAATGCAAAGAAAAGCAATACTAAGAAAAAAACTTCCTGAACTTTACATTGACGGACTCCTGATTACCGACCTTAATAACCTGAGATACATTACAGGTTTTA contains the following coding sequences:
- the gmk gene encoding guanylate kinase is translated as MTKESKKARGKLFIVSAPSGAGKTTLCHALSRILKGIKHSVSYTTRSPRKGEINNVHYTFVTKNKFKEMIEKGAFAEWAVVHGNLYGTSVKRLQTLIKAGYDIILDIDTHGAYQMRRKFRDAVYVFILPPSFKALKERLRGRMSEPDEEIRKRLKRAKEEIASHKDYDYVIINDKFSKALRALESIVTAEKHRICE
- the rpoZ gene encoding DNA-directed RNA polymerase subunit omega — translated: MDLISLPTEYDKGKIDGRYRFVIAASMRARQLAQGLQAKIQTKAKKVTTISMEEILTNAVRILTGEEALEAKEKAKGLTIEQMMDEAKQKEALPEDLTELEKDLKVYLNEKGERDSSQRPTIEDIFGKEG
- the coaBC gene encoding bifunctional phosphopantothenoylcysteine decarboxylase/phosphopantothenate--cysteine ligase CoaBC, giving the protein MAALSKKNILFGITGSIAAYKSVDIVRGLIKKNAAVTVVMTKAACRFIPPLTLEAVSGRRVHTGLFEDFFSHVNLPKDSHLFIIAPATANTINKLASGIADNLLTSAWLAYKGPTVIAPAMNWRMYEHPVVKKNIRELGRLGVTFAGPVCGSLACGEEGAGRMADTEDIIEAARSALTPKDLKGRRILVTAGPTREPLDTVRFISNRSSGKMGFAVARAALRRGADVTLISGPSSQRPPQGTDFIPVETTDEMRNAVLKKFLNAAAVIMTSAVADFAPAVLVKSKIKKTDAMTLNLKKTPDILKTLGRKKGRRILIGFAAEAGRDVRSAKDKLENKKLDLIVLNDVTAQGAGFDADTNIVTIITKKGEVTDYPMMQKDEIADVILDCLLQLQP
- the aroQ gene encoding type II 3-dehydroquinate dehydratase: MKIMVIHGPNLNLLGTRETDIYGSLKLKEINNSLKALAKELGVNISIFQSNHEGGIVDLIQNSGDYGAIIINPAAYTHTSIAIRDAIAAVKTPTVEVHLSNIYSREKFRHKSVLAPVAAGQISGFGPEGYMLALRAAVHIANAKKSNTKKKTS